atgctttaattcTAAAAAGACACCTTATTTTCCTCAGACTGCCTGtttgaatatacctgtattcactctctgtctgaaacgctccgtttaagcgcctgtctctttaaggccTACCCCTCACAACCAatagtctgctctgattggtcagcgtttccggGTCTTCTGCATCTGCACTCTATGAATCTCTGCACCATCACTGCCACCAGAAAATGACTGTAACAGCAGTCTAGTGGTATTTTCTACCTGTATATAGTATAGCTGTAACATCAGAACCGAATGGAGTCCTAACGGCTTGTTTAAAGGTACAGTTTCTggactgtgtgcatttctctggggattttgcattttgatgcatttacagtttttatgtaGAACCTCGACTTGTTTTATacgtaaaaaacaaactaaatatggGACCTGTAAGTATGATTTGTATTGTCCTGTAAAACAAAATCCTCATACTGTAAACCATCTGCAGGGTTAAAGGTGAGTAGCTTGTTCTGCAGTTGCAGTGAATTTACAAATACTTCACCGGGCGTTACAAATTCCTGGTTTCAACGTTTATTTCATGTCCTCTGTTGTGGGATCAAGTCTCGTTTTCAAAGCCAAAAGTGAACCACAGTTTTGAGGtcacttctgttttttcagTGTAATGCCTACTGATCACCTGCAGAGGGAAACACAATTCAAGGTATTTTCCTTTCTGAATTTGCCTAATTTCCCTTTATTTACAAACCCTATCATGTCTGTGTAGACTGAGAggtttatattatttttacagtgtcCCTGTCTCAGCACCTTATAATTTAGCAAAGGACATGAAGCATTATTGAAATCTTTCCAGGTGAGAGAGGACTGAACTCTTCTTCTGACCTGAGCTTGGTTGTCTGGTCTCTCTCGTTGCTCGGTGATTCGTTTAGAGGACCTCTTTCTTCTGGAAAGGAGAAAGAATAAACAATCATCTAAATACAAATCTAAACGAATAATGAATTAAGGATGCGTTACTGAATGTAATCACAGTAAAACTGAACTGCTCACCTAAGAAATAGGAAGGCACAGAGGAATATGATAGCCAGGAAAATAGCAGTGATGGATCCAGCAGCTACTGATTTCATTGAACCTGGGAAACAGTTATGGAACCCAATGATTCATTATGGAATTACAAGTTGTTTGGGTCTTTTATCAACTGATAATTAGACATGAGATCATAGATCCTCAGACAGATGCATTCCACATAATGACTCATGTGTTAAGTAGTTTTGcttaaagtcttaaaatataaaaatgatcttTCCAACAATGTGTGTTAGTAATTATTGTTTTGTGCAAGCATTTAattatttgcaaatgtattCATGTTGACATCTATTTGTCATTAGACAGGTAGATAAAGAACTGGAGGGTTAAGATCATTTGGGAGTAAATGGGGGAGTATGACTTAAAGTACCTGCTACAACAGTCAGATGTAAGGTGGAGCTCTGACGTCCTCTTCTGTTCTGGGCTTCACAGGAATAATCCCCANNNNNNNNNNNNNNNNNNNNNNNNNNNNNNNNNNNNNNNNNNNNNNNNNNNNNNNNNNNNNNNNNNNNNNNNNNNNNNNNNNNNNNNNNNNNNNNNNNNNCTATGGTACATTCAAACATGatttcttattaaattaaactaaactttAATAATGCCACTGTCTCTGCTGGCAGCTACAACCTCAATAAATATATTCCAGGCATGAAGTACATGTACACCAAAAAAACATATACGCAAATAACATCACtacaaattaacattaaaaaacatatatagtTTTTTGTAGTTCTGTTTCCCATCTTTCAAGTAATTAAAGGTAATCTGTGGAGTTCACTGTATGACCACTAGTGGCACTATAATGACAAATGCATGTTGCTCTTACAAAAGAGGAacggaggacacacacacacaaaaacacacacagtgttgagCTGCAGTTGAaggataaactcatctttcagaaatttgaccgaccgggtcgacacttcagcgtgagaaattgggggtgtggcgtgtgagcgtgtgaaaccagtcaaatgcgtgtgtctcacggccaatgtgTGAGAGTTGGTAGCCCTGTGGTTTGAGTCCTAAAACTGAAAACCCCCAAACCCCCTAAATCTCCTAGAGCTGCTCAGTGAATATCACAAGACCTGAAGGAAGTAGTTATGATCGGTACAAGTCCTTTACTCCAAAGACTGGACAGATTTaagctttttaattttaaatgaactgtttaactcacatttcacattaaCAGAGAAGTCCTTAGATGTCTTCCTCCCAAGTTTGTTCTCAGCTGTACAGGAATACTGTCCAGAGTCAGAGGACTGGACGGAGCTGAAGACGAGCTGTGGTCCTTCACTGAGACGTTGAAGGTCTGGATTTCCATTCTCTTTGTACCAGGTGTAGTTAGCTGCTGGGTTAGCATCACTGCTACAGGTCAGAGTCACTGAACTGCCCTCCACTATCTCAGCAGAGGGACTCACTGACACAGAGGGACGCTTTGGACCATCTGGAGGAGACATTaacatgaataaattaattagAGTACAtgaacaaattaattatttaattaacacttttctttcttttaaactatCCCTAGTATTTGTCCCTGGCAGCTTCCAGAGTCCAGAGTCATGTGTAAATAATTCTGCTGATTCTGTTGTAGGTGAAGAGTGAAccttgagttttattttggaaataaataaataatttagagCTCTTGGCCATGACATCATTAATCATCAAGTAATGGAGTGTCTTAATAACAGAATTCTTCAACATAAAAGGAGTGATTGTTGTTTCTATGAATAATCCTGCTGCACCTACATTAAGAATCAGAAGACTCCAGTGAGATTACGTCTGAAATCATCATTGTATTGtaatgtcagtgtgtttgtgtcctgacACAGTAAACTCACACACTGAAGGAGAGGGGGACTTCTCATGTCCTTTCAACGCACAGGAGAAGACGTCTGAGGGATCAAACCAGACTGTAATGGTAGATGTCTTCACCCGGGTTATGTGTCTTCCATTATTAAACCAGACGTAGGAGAGAGGACCAGCTGGACTGCAGCTGCTGAGACACTTCAGCTCTGCATAGGTCCCATACTGCTTGACTGTTAGTCTTATCACCTGCACCTGCAGAGCTGGACATGAGAACAAGAAACAATAGTTTATTATAGGttgtaaaaacaagaaaataaacacGTACAAACACATCACCACAACAGTTACAATTCCTAGAAGTAGCAGCGAGCAATaagtaacttttttatttattatgtgaaATTTGTtgtcaaaaagtaatttctCAAACTGATCATTATCAACATGttgagtgtttttaaatgtcctgtGTTGGTGTATTTCCATTGCTTTGTGTTGATCAGTACCTGTgacagtcagagttgttccagGTAAACTGCTCCATTCAAAGCGTGGTGTTATGAACTTGAAGTGATACTCAGCTGAGTCGCTCTCTCTCAGGTCAGAGATTCTCAGAGTGGAGcgtcctctctctgtttctaccTGAACACGACCTTCATACTGGGAGTCTTTACTAAGGTCTCCAGGCTGGGAAGGATTCTGCCAACGACGACTATGTTCAGGACTGAAccagaatgtaaatgtaatagaTTCATAACTGCTGTACAAGCAAGAAATGTCCACTGAAGAGCCTCTGGAGACGCAGATGCTTCTGTCAGTGTACGTCACTCTGTTGCAGGATTCACCTCGGACACCTGAAACATAAAACCATTTTGAGCATTTGTAAACCAGAGTCTGTGAGGAATCACATATTAAATCTACACTACATGAAGTTATAAGGCTCCATTAAATGGTGTTGTGTTGGAAGAATGTTGAGTAAACTCACACACTGAAGGAGAGGGGAACTCCTTATATCCTTGAAGAGCACAGGAATAACTGTCTTCGTTATTTAAGTTGTCTAAATAATAAGATGTTTGTGCCTGAATCTCCTGTCCATTCTTGTACCAGACATAGGAAGGATTATTAGGTAGACGACAACTGCTCAGACACTCCAGCCTGTTAGAATGTGATATCACCTGGAGACCTGGATGTGTGAAGAAGGAACATGAATGTTATGTTAGACAAAACTgtcaacatacacacaacacgtTCATATTATTGTTTTCTAGATCTTGAACATTTGGAAATGATTAAcatatgaataaaaatattacctaaaacagacaaagtgaCTCCAGGTGAACCAGTATATCTTCCTCCTTCTTGGTTTGTTGTGAACATGAACTTGTACTCAgctgagtctctctctctcaggtctgAGATTCTCAGAGTGCAGATCTTCTTATTTTCACTGTACTGCACACGACCTGAATATTCTGAGTCAGTTATCAGATCTACAGGTTCATGATTATTCATTTTAGTAAACCATAACTTTGTCTTAACTGTAGTAGTACTGTCTTTCCCCCAGGATGGGTATGTGTAGCTGCAGGTTATGTCCACTGTTGATCCTTTAACAGCACAGATGTGAGTAGAGGTACAAGTCACCCCCCAGTCCACCTGACCCTGTATCACTGGAACTCAGAGCACATCAGGAAGCCCAATCAGACTCAGAACTACATCAGGAGACAGACGGCCATTTGTAGTGAAGATGCTTCAGNNNNNNNNNNNNNNNNNNNNNNNNNNNNNNNNNNNNNNNNNNNNNNNNNNNNNNNNNNNNNNNNNNNNNNNNNNNNNNNNNNNNNNNNNNNNNNNNNNNNTTCACTACAAATGGCCGTCTGTCTCCTGATGTAGTTCTGAGTCTGATTGGGCTTCCTGATGTGCTCTGTGTTCCAGTGATACAGGGTTGGTATGGCTGGGGGGTGACTTACACCTCTAAGGAGATCTGTGCTGTTAAAGGATCAACAGTGGACATAACCTGCAGCTACAAATACCCATCCTGGGGGAAAGACAGTACTACTACAGTTAAGACAAAGTTATGGTTTACTAAAATGAATAATCATGAACCTGTAGATCTGAAAACTGACTCAGAATATTCAGGTCGTGTGCAGTACAGTGATAATAAGAAGATCTGCACTCTGAGAATCTCAGACCTGAGAGAGAGCGACTCAGCTGTGTACAAGTTCATGTTCACAACAAACCAAGAAGGAGGAAGATATACTGGTTATCCTGGAGTCACTTTGTCTGTTACAGgtaatatttttattcatatgTTAATCATTTACAAATCTGCAAGatctagaaaaaaataatatgaacgtgttgtgtgtatgttgacAGTTTTGTCTAACATAACATTCATGTTCCTTCTTCACACATCCAGGTCTCCAGGTGATATCACATTCTAACAGGCTGGAGTGTCGGAGCAGTTGTCGTCTACCTAATAATCCTTCCTATGTCTGGTACAAGAATGGACAGGAGATTCAGACAAAAACATCTTATTATTTAAAGGAGTTGTATTATTCAGACAGCTATTCCTGTGCTCTTCAAGGATATAAGGAGTTCCCCTCTCCTTCAGTGTGTGAGTTTACTCAACATTCTTCCAACACAACACCATTTAGTGGAGCCTTATAACTTCATGTAGTGTAGATTTAATATGTGATTCCTCACAGACTCTGGTTTACAAATGGTCAAAATGGTTTTATCTTTCAGGTGTCCGAGGTGAATCCTGCAACAGAGTTACGTACACTGACAGAAGCATCTGCGTCTCCAGAGGCTCTTCAGTGGACATTTCTTGCCTGTACAACAGCTACAATTATCATAACACATCATCATTCTGGTTCAGTCGTGATCATCGAGGGCAGAATCCTTCCCAGCCTGGAGACCTTAGTAAAGACTCCCAGTATGAAGGTCGTGTTCAggtagaaacagagagaggacgCTCCACTCTGAGAATCTCTGACCTGAGAGAGAGCGACTCAGCTGAGTATCACTTCAAGTTCATAACACCACGCTTTGAATGGAGGAGCAGTTTACctggaacaactctgactgtcACAGGTACTGATCAACACAAACTGATggaaacacaccaacacagtacatttaaaaacactgaacagGTTGATAACAATCAGTTtgagaaattacttttttaaacaaatttcagataataaatattgtgcaaaaatTGCTCGCTGCTCCTTCTAGGAATTGTAACTGTTGTGGTGACGTGTATgtacatctttatttatttttttagaacctataataaaatgttgtttctgGTTCTCATGTCCAGCTCTGCAGGTGCAGGTGATCAGAGTAACAGTCTATCAATCTCGGACCTATGCAGAGCTGAAGTGTCTCAGCAGCTGCAGTCCAGCTGGTCCTCTCCCCTACGTCTGGTTTAATAATGGAAGACACATAACCTGGGAGAAGACATCTACCATTACAGTCTGGTTTGATCCCTCAGACGTCTTCTCCTGTGCGTTGAAAGGACATGAGAAGTCCCCCTCTCCTTCAGTGTGTGAGTTTACTGTgtcaggacacaaacacactgacattaCAATACAATGATGATTTCAGACGTAATCTCACTGGAGTCTTCTGATTCTTAATGTAGGTGCAGCAGGATTATTCATAGAAACAACAATCActcattttatgtttaaaaattcTCCTATTAAGACGCTCCATTACTTGATGATGTATGGTGTCATGGCCAAGAGCtctaaattattcatttatttccaaaaataaaactcaaggtTCACTCTTCACCCACAACAGAATCAGCAGAATTATTTACACATGACAAGGAAGTGATCTGCACTCTGGAAGCTGCCAGGGACAAATACCAGGGATAGTTTAAGAAACAAaagttttaataattaaataattcatatgTTCATGTACTCTAACCTTTAAGTTAATCATGTTAATGTCTCCTCCAGATGGTCCAAAGCGCCCCTCTGTGTCAGTGAGTCCCTCTGCTGAGATAGTGGAGGGCAGTTCAGTGAATCTGACCTGTAGCAGTGATGCTAACCCAGCAGCTAAATACACCTGGTACAAGGAGAATGTAAACTTTAGACCTCCCAGTGAAGATCCACAGCTCGTCTTCATCTCCGTCCAGTCCTCTGACTCTGGACAGTATTCCTGTACAGCTGAGAACAAACTTATGAGGAGGAAATCTATTGACTTCTCTGttaatgtgaaatgtgagtgaaacagtttatttaaaattaaaaagcttAAATCTGTCCAGTCTTTAGAATAAAGGATTTGTACTGATCATAACTACTTCCTTCAGCTCTTGCTTCCCATTCACAGTCTTCTGATATTCACTGAGCAGCTCCAGGAGATTTTAGAGGTTTTGTGCAGTTTTAGGACTCAAACCATCACACATCAATGGAGTCAGACCACCGTCAAAGTCTAAACGTGAGTCACCTTTAACCTAGAGTAATCTCTGTTAACACATCTCCTCCAGATGGTCCAAAGCGTCCCTCTGTGTCAGTGAGTCCCTCTGCTGAGATAGTGGAGGGCAGTTCAGTGAATCTGACCTGTAGCAGTGATGCTAACCCAGCAGCTAACTACACCTGGTACAAGGAGAACCAAACACTGCTTCATGGACAACAAGACATCTACCATTTCACCTCCATCAGCTCTGAGGACAGAGGGAACTACTACTGCAAGTCTGAGAATCAGCACGGAAACATCAACTCTACATCTGTGTTCATAGATGTCCAGTGTAAGTATAAAACATTAGAACATTCAAACCTActtattattttacatatgAGTAAATGTCTTTGGGCCACTCATTACCTAAAAACTGGGTAAAAGTTTAAACCCAAGCACAATTTGGTTAACACAATCCTGGCAAAAATGTAAATTCCTGGCAGGCGCATTCCTTCACAAACTGAGGAGAAATAATATTTTGTCCACAATGTCAGAAGATTTTGGgtcacttacatttttgttatggGTCTGGGAGGCCACTAAGACTGTAAAGGACACCGGATTCATGTACAGGTCTATTAGTGGTTACTTTATCCTGCCAGCTAGCTTTGAGGTGACAAGATTCAACAttcctttatttgtcttttcatgCTCCACACAAACAACTAAATGTGTTTCACACATGCAGTAGTCAATAAATATATCAGTGCAAGACAgaagactttaaaatgttaagctCCTGTCTCATGAAGCAGGGTTTATGAAGTAGATGGAACAGGGTCACCACAGTACTTGTGTTGCTCCTCCTGGTCTGTGGCAGTACATTCCTCATTAAAAATTCATAATGagttcctcttttctcctccagATGGTCCAAAGCGTCCCTCTGTGTCAGTGAGTCCCTCTGCTGAGATAGTGGAGGGCAGTTCAGTGAGTCTGACCTGTATCAGTGATGCTAACCCAGCAGCTAAATACACCTGGTACAAGAAAAACCAGACCCTGCTTCAAAGaccaaaatatatttatcaTTTCACTTCTATCAGCTTAGATGATGGTGGGAACTACCACTGCCAGTCTGAGAATAAGTATGGCCGGAGAAACTCCACATCTGTACACATAGATGTTCAGTGTGAGTACAATACTTCAGCAAAGTACTTCTGCTGTACATCCAATCTTTTCAAGTAGAGACAGTGGATGTAAATATCCATTGAGCTAGAGATTAGAAATATTTTCTAAAGGTGTTTAAaggattcatgttttttttctgcttttttccccttgttCGGAAATTGGTTGAGTTAGCGCAAATAGCCAAATGGCTTAGTGCAGACGCTCATTGAACCAAGAGTGTATCACAtaaattaccccactaataatgcGCAGAATGGTACCAAACTTCTACTGTAGTACAAATAGGTTCCTTACTCTTAAAATGATGGATTGGAAAGTGTGTAAGacaccaggagtttatttaaataacacttgcctgTTTCTGGTCTTTGCTGCTACTGCTACCGGCAGTAAGACGAATGCTTAGCGACCGTCTACAcactacaacactgaaaagagatacaacaaaaatatttccaGTCCATTTTTTTATGAGTACAGCAtctatttgtactactgtagaagtttggtattATTCCGGGCATTATTAGTGGGTTAATTTACATGATACACTTGGTTCCATTAGCATCTTCACTAAGCCATTTGGCTAACTGCGCTAACTCGCCCAATGTACGaacaagggggaaaaaaacgaggttccctagggtgaaattactccaaactatccctttaactcCATCAGTGcaagttgtatttttgtaatcCCACCAATGTCCACTGTCTTATTTCCACAAACTGGTTTTCTCCAGGAGAGGAGTAGAGCAGAGCAATTTAATCCGTCTAGCAGAAAGTAGACAGCTATTAGATCAAGAAAAGGCTTTTGAGGACACAAGCAGCTGCTGCATTATGGGTAAAAGATAAACACTCTGACTTATCTCCTGAGATTTGTGTGCAGTAGAacacaaaagaaatcaaggAGTAAGACCGAGAGGTAACAAATGAGGCCACAGAGGGATGGTTGGGCTCCTTGCTGAGACACTGGCAGTTAACCTACACACAACTACCAGGACAGAGAATCTAAATACTATAGAAGCAAGTTATTCACTCCACAGTTTCTCTCCGACCAGCCTGCAGCACAGCTTCATGATATCACGGGGAGCAtgagtgtgtttttgctttatgTTAATAACATTATTGTTTGGTGCAGCTCCCAGGTGGCAGTCATAATCAACCTAGTTTGCCTTTGCTCAACAACAGTTTTCTCTGTACATGTTCTCCTCCAGATGGTCCAAAGCGTCCCTCTGTGTCGGTGAGTCCCTCTGCTGAGATAGTGGAGGGCGGTTCAGTGAATCTGACCTGTAGCAGTGATGCTAACCCAGCAGCTAACTACACCTGGTACAAGGAGAATGAAGACTCACCAAAAGCATCAGGACAGATCTTCACCATCACTGATGTTAGACCTGAACACAGTGGGGATTATTCCTGTGAAGCCCAGAACAGAAGAGGACGTCAGAGCTCCACCTTAC
The sequence above is drawn from the Etheostoma cragini isolate CJK2018 chromosome 2, CSU_Ecrag_1.0, whole genome shotgun sequence genome and encodes:
- the LOC117961922 gene encoding B-cell receptor CD22-like isoform X1 — protein: MNNHEPVDLKTDSEYSGRVQYSDNKKICTLRISDLRESDSAVYKFMFTTNQEGGRYTGYPGVTLSVTGLQVISHSNRLECRSSCRLPNNPSYVWYKNGQEIQTKTSYYLKELYYSDSYSCALQGYKEFPSPSVCVRGESCNRVTYTDRSICVSRGSSVDISCLYNSYNYHNTSSFWFSRDHRGQNPSQPGDLSKDSQYEGRVQVETERGRSTLRISDLRESDSAEYHFKFITPRFEWRSSLPGTTLTVTALQVQVIRVTVYQSRTYAELKCLSSCSPAGPLPYVWFNNGRHITWEKTSTITVWFDPSDVFSCALKGHEKSPSPSVYGPKRPSVSVSPSAEIVEGSSVNLTCSSDANPAAKYTWYKENVNFRPPSEDPQLVFISVQSSDSGQYSCTAENKLMRRKSIDFSVNVKYGPKRPSVSVSPSAEIVEGSSVNLTCSSDANPAANYTWYKENEDSPKASGQIFTITDVRPEHSGDYSCEAQNRRGRQSSTLHLTVVTGSMKSVAAGSITAIFLAIIFLCAFLFIRRKRSSKRITEQRERPDNQAQEHMGSVYDSPSAPVQRTPAEQQDNLCYASVSFSKNQEEALYSNIRLAQPPRHKEEEEDEDVEYTAVNFKRASATTESGTQEAAEDLSELYSTVSKHPRV
- the LOC117961922 gene encoding B-cell receptor CD22-like isoform X2, encoding MNNHEPVDLKTDSEYSGRVQYSDNKKICTLRISDLRESDSAVYKFMFTTNQEGGRYTGYPGVTLSVTGLQVISHSNRLECRSSCRLPNNPSYVWYKNGQEIQTKTSYYLKELYYSDSYSCALQGYKEFPSPSVCVRGESCNRVTYTDRSICVSRGSSVDISCLYNSYNYHNTSSFWFSRDHRGQNPSQPGDLSKDSQYEGRVQVETERGRSTLRISDLRESDSAEYHFKFITPRFEWRSSLPGTTLTVTALQVQVIRVTVYQSRTYAELKCLSSCSPAGPLPYVWFNNGRHITWEKTSTITVWFDPSDVFSCALKGHEKSPSPSVYGPKRPSVSVSPSAEIVEGSSVNLTCSSDANPAANYTWYKENEDSPKASGQIFTITDVRPEHSGDYSCEAQNRRGRQSSTLHLTVVTGSMKSVAAGSITAIFLAIIFLCAFLFIRRKRSSKRITEQRERPDNQAQEHMGSVYDSPSAPVQRTPAEQQDNLCYASVSFSKNQEEALYSNIRLAQPPRHKEEEEDEDVEYTAVNFKRASATTESGTQEAAEDLSELYSTVSKHPRV